Sequence from the Vanacampus margaritifer isolate UIUO_Vmar chromosome 18, RoL_Vmar_1.0, whole genome shotgun sequence genome:
CTCGCCGCCGGTGTGGATCAGATAGACGGTGCGGCCCGAGCCGGCTTCGGCGGCGCGGCCGGCGGGGCCCTTGCCCATGTAGTGCGCGATGAGCTTGAGCACGCAGTCGAAGCGCGGCGGCTCCTGGGCGCACTGCGCGTCGGGCTGCAGGAAGAAGCCGCTGCACTCGCTGTGGACGCGCAGGTTCTTGGTGCCGCGCGCCGTCTGCACCGACAGCGTGAAGAAGTGGCGGTTGTCCGACGAGTCCCGGATCAGGAAGGTCCCGGGGGGCTCCGAGCGGAGCAGGGAGCTGGCCTCGCGGCCCCCCACCGCACCCCAGTAGAAGCCGCTCTCCTGGAGCTTAGCCAATGCACGCATCACCTGAAACAGgtgaattgttgttgttttggattcgtttttttgaaacaaaaaacgagtTTCAATGCTACTGctatgttgtgggtcaaaaaaagccattttaaatgtacaatttttttttttaattaatgcaaaaaaatatatatatatttatatagaattatatcacattattattatattctttatttatataattatatatatcattaatatttaaaaatagatttatgCTCACTAAACACAATCTGTGATAGGTAATATACTAAATATTGATTGAAATTGTAAGTAATGGTTGTGGTGCCCTatctcaaattgacccattgcaaaaaaaaaaaaaaaaaaaagtatatataattCAAGAAATTGTTCAAGTATATTTGGTGTGAAACTTAAGTATAATCATATACAATGAACCTGTTTAATTtctcatacattttttaaaacatttatattgaACTAgaaggaactagaaattagattAAATTACTATTCATTTCaggcaattttaaggaaaaaatatttttaaattatctgtgggtttttttggtggatttttttctaataaaagtgcTAGTGGTATCAATACTTGGTATCAAtgtcggtgactactcaagagttgagtattcaaacatccctaatttttataatgaaacttttggaaaattAAACACGGAAGTAATTTTTGGATATCAAACGCATTTAgtgataaacaataaaaattattCCTGTCAAGTATTtgtgcaatgattttttttttttaattattgttattaaactTTACTCTGTGAGAGACTTTAATTAAACATCGACTGAATCGTTAGTTTTGcagttaataattaaatataaagtaGAGGCAAAATATTATGGAACACAATTTTTATCGACTGTACAATTTTATCCCCTTTAAAATCGGgtaaaatcaatcaatttttgggccgatttttttaaaggtattaatcactttacaacatttaaaataaatgtctgagtcgtaaaattaaacaaatactgAAGGATAAACTAttataaaacagtcaaatgttatTCCTGTAATTCATAACTTTATTGTTCTAAGTGTTAAGggaacaaaaatatgttattttattcattatgtaATCCTTTAATTAATCAGCTGCTATCAGAATTTTTGTCTTGTCAAATATTGAAAACGTTATCGGTctcaaaaaaatccatatcggtcCAAACAATGCTTCACAGGCAGTAGCTTACTTATGagttttaatttgttctgtAACCATGCTTATAACTCAAAACTttcatatctcaaatcatctttccctattgaaatgaatggaattgCTGATAATCCGTTCCAGTTCAAACTGTGCATCATAATTTCATgctaacagtattttttttacattgtgctGCTCGTTCTGGTGTGCGCGCCTTAGCCACTAGGAGGCAGTATAACACAGATAAAGTCTCCACTAAGCTGCAATATTACTTGTTTTTTGCTGAGGATCAAGAACATATGTTTGTAAATAATTGGGTTAAAGTTAATGGTTTATAACTACTGCAGTAGGGAGtttgctagttttgttagccgtTGTGGTgttttccattatgtgttagcgcGAAGCTAGTAGAATTTGCATAAACGTAATTCTCTCTGTTTTATGTCTGCCTCTaagaaacagattttttttcttttggactGACCTGCTGGTAGTGCGCGTGCGAGCTGAAGGGCTTGAAGTGATGCGGGGTGTAGTCGGACTGTGGGACCCTCCCCTCTGACGGGGTCCCGCCGCTCATGGCGAGGGGCTCGCGCCGGCGGGAGGCCACCATGGCGCCGCGGCCATCTGCCTCCGGGCAGAGGACGGGCGGCGGGAAGGCGCCGGTCGGCGAGGGGGACAGAGGGGAGGACGGCGGGGTCACACACCGGGTCCAGGGCCCGGGGGCAGAGGAGCTGGATGCATCCAGAGAGGGGCTGGGAGAGACCACCGAGACACACCTGCACAGTAGATGGACGCCATTCATGAATTAGTGAGAGACAATTGAGTCATATGGCACAGATGTATGAATGGAGGACAGCTAAAGCTTTTCATAATGTTAATTTTCCATGCACAGAGTATGTTCTGAGATTCCCCCATGACCGTTTAAAAACCAACAGGTGCACGTTTGTGGCGGCGACACAGACTGGACTGATTTAATTTCCCTCTTAAAGACTGTTTCCCATAAAAATAAACGCATGTATAAAACCAATGTCACTTATTGTCACAGTTCCAAAATTCCCACCATTATCCATAAAgtaacacacacaaatgggGTCACTTTCGGAAAAAAGTCATCACTTTTCACctggaaaaaataacaaattgacCCAAACAGTACGCAAGGGTTAAATGAGACATTGCAATGCACCTTGCATCCCATTCAGCAACTGGAGCTGCAATCGATCTTTCAGGGGGGGGTTCAAAAATAACGGGGTCACTGCCCCCTCTTTCGCTCCTATTCACTCCAGCTTTTAATACTGCCTCAGTGGCCCCTTTCTCCGGTTTCACACACAGAGAAAGGGGCCCCCCCGTGTAATGTTGTCCGCACTGGAGCTTGGGGTACTGGAAAAGAGGAGTGTGTGGGCTTCTCCGGATAGACCCCTGTACCAGCTCGTCGCCGCCATTTACGTTTAaccagcagccattttgactaaTAAGTAACTAAGAAAGTCCCAGTTGTGAATTTTCAACACATTTGAACGCGGTCTACTTCGCGAACTTACCTTGCGGATTAATACAGCCCCGCGCCGCAGCTCGTCGCCAAAAGACACACTCGGCAAACTACCCGAGAGTAgtgctagatggaggaggattAGCTCAGGCATTAAAATCCCCCCGCCGGAATATTCCGCCAAAAAAGTATGCCGAGGACCGTCGTCTTCGTCGGCGGCGGCTGTGCTGCCGTCTGCGGGAGAGGAGGTAGCGGACCgtatgcgtgtgtttgtgtttgtgtgtgcgcgcgtgtgtgtatgtgtgtggcgGAAGGTTACCGGAGGTTGTTTCCAGTGAGTAAAGCCGATCGTAAGGCCCCGCCCCCTTCTTCCAGTAAACGCACGGCTtcgcgcacgcgcacgctcTGCACTCGCTCTGGCGGGATGCCAGTAAATAATCGCAGTGACCTTTGCTGCAGGGTCCGCTTCCTGGTACCGCTCGAGCAATTCCACGCGCATTTTACACGGCATGAAATATTCATCGCGATAATTTATCACATTATATGCTTTTTATgctttttagggggggggggggggggtgcttgtgCGCAGTCATTCGCATGTTACACGGTGGAAAGTCCTGCAATTAACTTTGAACTAATTATGGGAATGCTGCGTAGCAAAGCAGTATCAAAGCTTTTGCGAAgcaaagcaggcacatattactatcccaAGAAAATCGGGTTTATTATTTCTGATCAATTTCATTATATTATCTTCCACAGATTtgtccgcaaaaatgcggcccgtaccgtagatcacACCGGCACAAATGATGCTCGATCTGACTCactgcggcattacttttcttggaattcccagttaccatggcgacacaattcccaaaaatgtcccccaaaaagtcccattggaatgaatgggaaaccgaaaataatcaaatcaaataagcacctttttccaagacacgctgagcgcgcatacgttaaccggtcgatatgaattttatttatttattaattaataattaattttaattaataattaattttgcaAGAGTCAACAGTCCTATTCAAAATTTTCGCGGAAATTTTTCTAGTTACACATAATATCAAGGGGTGGAGAAACTTTGTTggtggggttaaaaaaaagaaaaaatagatttgAATGGTTAAATTATAAGGTTATTCTCATTTATAGTTAATTAActatttaattaacaaaaaatgtgtaacaTTTTGATTATTTAGGTTGCAATACAATTCGAATTTAATTCTTTAGCTTGCGATTACATTTGATTCgatatttatttaaacattttgatgttGATTCAGTTAGAGGCACAGATAGATACAGTATACCTGTAGACAGTTTATAAAGATTTATTTTCATGCCCGTGTGGACATATTTGCTACTGTAACCTCACATTTTTgagcaataaaacattttttgcacaaTAGTAACATGTTTGTGCATATGGAGTacaaaagtacacacacacacacacatagaataTAGCCTACatagtatatatatagtacACATAATACATGTATGTAAATATTAGAGGTGCCATGACTAATTGATTATTCTACAACTAAtaaattatcaaatgaatcaagAACGTTTTTCAGCAATCGATTAATCGTTTAGATATCTTGTTTATTTAacattgtccaaatcctcagaatttcagccgctcaacagtaaatattctccaaTTTTCTGTAGTCCTGCAGAAAAATCATTAGTTGCAACCCTAATATGTGTATAcataatatgtatgtatatttacaaTGTACATACtctatatataaacatacatagcATATAACAACACATATACAATAGTTGTGTGTACATCTTAAAGTATTTCCCATCATTTGCTTATGAAGTAAGTGTATAAAAGACAATACACGATAGTCTTGTCGGTTAACGTGCCTGTGATGTTACGTGATGTAGATACAGGTACAACGAGGTGGGGTAAATACTTCCTATAAATACAATGTTATAAATGGATATGCAAATAACGAATGTGTTCGTGTATTTCAGGTTGAGGTTGACATCATTCGTGTGCAACATTTACTATACATTATAATTATGTGCGTTGAATGATGCTAAGTTTGTTCTTGTTCTACTCACTGCAAGCCTTCGCAGGTTGTCTTGTCACGTGTCCAACGCTTTGTGTCAATAAAGcttt
This genomic interval carries:
- the socs3b gene encoding suppressor of cytokine signaling 3b — its product is MGKERRECVSVVSPSPSLDASSSSAPGPWTRCVTPPSSPLSPSPTGAFPPPVLCPEADGRGAMVASRRREPLAMSGGTPSEGRVPQSDYTPHHFKPFSSHAHYQQVMRALAKLQESGFYWGAVGGREASSLLRSEPPGTFLIRDSSDNRHFFTLSVQTARGTKNLRVHSECSGFFLQPDAQCAQEPPRFDCVLKLIAHYMGKGPAGRAAEAGSGRTVYLIHTGGERIPLELRRPLLNSLSSLQHMCRRTLNNQGLGGAERLPHTLKDFLEEYDAPI